The proteins below are encoded in one region of Pseudophryne corroboree isolate aPseCor3 chromosome 8, aPseCor3.hap2, whole genome shotgun sequence:
- the LOC134948205 gene encoding integrin alpha-V-like → MAAATLLVGAALLLGLSQGFNLDAEKPRVYAGAEGSYYGFAVDFFTPDANSKFLLIGAPKANTTQPSITQGGAVQQCDWSSDKCQSITFDSTGNRDFAPSDPIEFKSNQWFGASLRARGNKILACAPLYHWRTEVKPEREPVGTCYLKDGDDIVEYAPCRSNSKTDAQEQGFCQGGFSVDLTSEDRVLLGGPGSFYWQGQIISDTVEDILKMYNPKKYSVTYASQLSTRAASPQYDDSYLGYSVSVGDFNGDNVEDFVSGVPRAAKTLGMVSIYNGLSMASMYNFTGEQMAAYFGYSVATTDINADGLVDLFVGAPLFMDRASDGKLQEVGQVSVYIQQSKGGLQLLSKLTGSDPFARFGSSIAALGDVDQDGFNDIAVGAPYAGEGKKGLVYIYNGRSSGVSTIPSQVLEGKWASKSMPPSFGYSLKGATDVDDNGYPDLVVGAFGADRAILYRSRPVVTVNAILDVTPSIINPESKTCTISSEVQGSCFDVKFCLKASSKGNVPNRLSFKVELLLDKLKQKGAVRRALFLYTKQPTYSKVMTIDNGGAMRCEELQAYLRDESEFRDKLTPITVFMDYQMDYEAAADPSGLMPILNQFTPANLTKQAHILLDCGEDNICKPKLKLAVESEQKQIYIGDDSPLTLFVDAQNQGEGAYEAELFVHMPPQADFIGVVRNNEAFSRLSCAFKMENQTRLVVCDLGNPMKGGTKLQAALLFSVHQMSEMDNTVSFDLQIQSSNQYDNSSEKQSLQIALAVLAAVEIRGVSTPNEVFLPIANFEPMENPVTEDDVGPLVQHIFELRNNGPSAFSKAMLTIQWPYKYKGNTLLYIVKYEIDGPMDCTSDVVINPLNLKSASQADENKNVTRHERNRRDLPEVEGDLQTLGCGIAQCLKIECHVERVEKGKSAILYIRSRLWTQTFMNSENQNHSFSLKSSAAFSVLQFPYKNMNLPDINRFTEVTTNILWVNQSSSTPVPVWVIVLAVLSGLLLLALMVFIMYKLGFFKRVRPPQEETEREQLQPQENGEGNTDA, encoded by the coding sequence ATGGCTGCTGCCACTCTCCTGGTGGGCGCTGCGCTGCTGCTGGGCTTGTCCCAGGGCTTTAACTTGGACGCAGAGAAGCCCCGGGTCTACGCCGGCGCTGAAGGCAGCTACTACGGCTTCGCAGTGGACTTCTTCACCCCTGATGCCAACTCTAAGTTCTTGCTCATCGGTGCTCCCAAAGCCAACACCACCCAGCCAAGCATCACCCAAGGCGGAGCCGTGCAGCAGTGCGACTGGAGCAGTGACAAGTGCCAGTCTATTACCTTTGACTCCACTGGTAATCGAGATTTTGCCCCCAGCGACCCCATTGAGTTCAAATCCAATCAATGGTTTGGGGCGTCCCTGAGGGCCAGGGGCAACAAGATCCTGGCCTGTGCCCCGCTCTATcactggaggacggaggtgaagcccGAAAGGGAGCCGGTTGGCACATGTTACCTGAAGGATGGAGACGACATTGTGGAATATGCCCCCTGCAGATCCAATTCCAAAACTGATGCCCAGGAACAAGGCTTTTGCCAGGGCGGATTTAGTGTTGACTTGACCAGTGAGGACAGAGTTCTGCTCGGAGGGCCTGGCAGCTTCTACTGGCAAGGCCAAATTATTTCGGACACTGTGGAAGACATTTTGAAGATGTACAACCCCAAAAAATACAGCGTCACCTATGCCAGTCAACTGTCCACCCGCGCGGCCAGCCCCCAGTACGATGACAGCTACTTGGGGTACTCTGTGTCCGTGGGGGATTTTAACGGTGACAATGTGGAAGATTTCGTGTCTGGTGTTCCGAGAGCtgcaaagactttaggtatggtctCCATTTATAATGGCCTAAGTATGGCTTCCATGTACAATTTCACCGGAGAACAGATGGCCGCTTACTTTGGATATTCTGTAGCCACCACTGATATAAATGCGGACGGTCTGGTGGATTTATTCGTTGGGGCTCCACTTTTTATGGATCGGGCATCAGATGGCAAGCTTCAGGAAGTTGGCCAAGTGTCTGTTTACATTCAGCAAAGCAAAGGTGGACTCCAGCTCCTGTCAAAACTGACCGGTTCCGATCCATTTGCAAGATTCGGAAGTTCTATTGCGGCCCTTGGCGATGTGGACCAGGATGGCTTTAATGACATTGCCGTTGGTGCTCCTTATGCAGGAGAAGGTAAAAAAGGCCTGGTGTACATTTACAACGGAAGGAGCTCTGGTGTCAGCACTATACCTTCCCAAGTACTTGAAGGAAAGTGGGCTTCCAAAAGCATGCCGCCAAGTTTCGGCTACTCACTAAAAGGAGCTACAGATGTTGATGATAATGGCTATCCAGATTTAGTCGTCGGAGCTTTTGGGGCAGATAGGGCCATATTATACAGGTCTAGGCCTGTAGTCACGGTGAATGCTATTTTGGATGTGACGCCGTCAATTATAAACCCTGAAAGCAAGACCTGTACCATTTCCAGTGAAGTTCAAGGCTCCTGCTTTGATGTCAAATTCTGTCTCAAAGCCAGCAgtaaaggcaatgtacccaaccggcTCTCATTTAAGGTAGAGCTATTACTGGATAAACTTAAGCAGAAGGGAGCTGTGCGACGTGCGCTTTTCCTGTACACAAAGCAGCCCACATACTCCAAAGTCATGACTATAGACAATGGTGGAGCCATGCGCTGCGAAGAACTACAGGCATACTTACGGGACGAGAGTGAGTTCCGGGACAAGCTGACTCCTATAACTGTTTTCATGGATTATCAAATGGATTATGAAGCTGCGGCAGACCCATCTGGACTTATGCCTATCCTGAATCAGTTCACCCCGGCAAACCTAACCAAACAAGCACACATTCTGCTGGATTGTGGTGAAGACAATATATGCAAACCAAAGTTGAAGTTGGCGGTAGAAAGCGAGCAAAAGCAGATTTATATCGGAGATGACAGCCCCTTGACCCTGTTTGTTGACGCTCAAAATCAAGGTGAAGGCGCCTACGAGGCGGAACTTTTTGTCCATATGCCGCCCCAGGCCGACTTCATCGGCGTTGTGCGAAACAATGAGGCCTTCTCAAGGTTGTCTTGTGCGTTTAAAATGGAGAATCAGACGCGACTTGTTGTATGCGATCTTGGAAATCCCATGAAAGGAGGAACCAAGCTGCAAGCCGCCCTACTCTTCAGCGTTCACCAGATGAGCGAAATGGACAATACCGTGAGCTTTGACTTACAGATACAAAGCTCAAACCAGTACGACAATTCCAGTGAAAAACAGTCGCTGCAAATTGCCCTTGCAGTGTTAGCAGCTGTTGAAATAAGAGGGGTCTCTACACCAAATGAAGTGTTCCTGCCGATTGCAAACTTCGAACCCATGGAAAATCCAGTGACGGAAGATGATGTTGGGCCACTCGTTCAACATATCTTCGAACTGCGAAACAACGGACCCAGCGCTTTCAGTAAAGCCATGCTTACCATACAGTGGCCATACAAGTACAAAGGCAACACTTTGCTGTACATTGTTAAATATGAAATTGATGGACCTATGGACTGTACGTCTGATGTTGTAATCAACCCTCTCAATCTGAAATCCGCTTCGCAGGCAGATGAAAATAAAAATGTGACCCGACATGAACGAAATCGTCGGGACCTCCCGGAAGTAGAAGGTGACTTGCAGACCCTCGGCTGTGGGATAGCCCAGTGTCTTAAGATTGAATGTCACGTAGAGCGGGTGGAAAAAGGAAAAAGTGCTATTCTATATATTAGGTCAAGGCTATGGACACAGACTTTTATGAACAGCGAGAACCAAAATCATTCCTTCTCCTTAAAGTCATCTGCCGCATTCAGCGTTCTGCAATTTCCGTACAAAAACATGAATCTTCCCGATATAAACCGTTTTACGGAGGTCACAACGAACATTTTATGGGTTAATCAGTCTTCCAGCACTCCAGTCCCGGTGTGGGTGATAGTACTCGCAGTGTTATCCGGTTTGCTGCTCTTAGCGTTAATGGTTTTCATAATGTACAAGCTTGGTTTCTTTAAACGAGTGCGGCCTCCACAAGAGGAAACGGAAAGAGAGCAACTTCAGCCACAAGAAAATGGTGAAGGAAACACTGATGCTTGA